A DNA window from Solanum lycopersicum chromosome 3, SLM_r2.1 contains the following coding sequences:
- the LOC101251160 gene encoding protein TRANSPARENT TESTA GLABRA 1 translates to MEKKSGKKSHLRSGNSVTYDSSYPIYAMAFSSFTSSLPNCHPRIAIGSFIEEINNCVDILSFDAYNLTLKPIPNLCFEHPYPPTKLMFHPNPFDSLKSNDILASCSDYLRLWEVRDTSIKDLVTFNKNKSGEYVAPLTSFDWNDVEPRRIGTSSIDTTCTIWDVEIGAFETQIIAHDKEVYDIAWAEAAVFASVSADGSVRIFDLRMKDYTTIIYESPEPGTQLLKLAWNKHNLRYLAVMSDSNKIMILDMSSPGRPLVELARHQVSFNAIAWSPQSQRHICSAGDDGQALIWELPTVERPNGIDPMAMYSAGAEINQIQWSAAHHDWIAIAFSNKLQLLNV, encoded by the coding sequence atggaaaaaaaatccgGTAAAAAATCTCATCTCCGATCTGGAAATTCCGTTACATATGACTCATCTTACCCCATCTACGCCATGGCTTTTTCCTCCTTCACTTCTTCCCTCCCCAATTGCCACCCTCGAATTGCCATCGGCAGCTTTATCGAAGAGATCAACAATTGTGTTGATATTCTCTCTTTCGATGCATATAACCTAACCCTTAAGCCTATTCCAAATCTCTGTTTCGAACACCCTTATCCACCTACGAAGCTCATGTTCCATCCTAATCCTTTTGATTCTCTCAAGTCGAATGACATTCTTGCCTCTTGCAGTGACTATCTCCGTCTTTGGGAAGTTCGCGATACTTCTATTAAAGACCTCGTCACTTTCAATAAGAATAAAAGTGGTGAATACGTTGCCCCTTTGACGTCTTTTGATTGGAATGATGTGGAGCCCAGAAGAATTGGTACTTCCAGTATAGACACTACTTGTACCATCTGGGATGTTGAAATAGGGGCTTTTGAAACTCAAATTATAGCCCATGATAAAGAGGTTTACGATATAGCTTGGGCTGAAGCTGCGGTTTTTGCTTCCGTTTCTGCTGATGGGTCAGTTCGGATTTTTGATTTGAGGATGAAGGATTATACTACAATTATTTATGAGAGTCCAGAACCGGGCACTCAGTTGTTGAAGCTGGCTTGGAACAAGCACAACTTAAGATATCTGGCTGTCATGTCGGATAGCAACAAGATTATGATTTTAGATATGAGTTCTCCAGGAAGGCCTCTGGTGGAGTTGGCTAGGCATCAGGTGAGTTTTAATGCTATTGCTTGGTCTCCACAGAGTCAGCGACATATTTGTTCGGCTGGGGATGACGGGCAGGCGCTCATTTGGGAGTTGCCAACTGTTGAAAGGCCTAATGGGATTGATCCTATGGCAATGTACTCTGCTGGAGCTGAGATTAATCAAATTCAGTGGTCTGCTGCGCACCATGATTGGATTGCCATTGCGTTTTCTAACAAGCTGCAATTGCTTAATGTATAA